The proteins below are encoded in one region of Hordeum vulgare subsp. vulgare chromosome 3H, MorexV3_pseudomolecules_assembly, whole genome shotgun sequence:
- the LOC123440848 gene encoding putative glycine-rich cell wall structural protein 1 translates to MVGTKLVALGYVVLLSIGLTNATRVARYSTGSAKGTGGGGGEGGGTVSGGGSGAGSGIGSGVSSSSGSHASGGGGGGGGGGGQNGGTGYGSGSGSGSGSSQYSQGSSYPYGGGYGGYTSAGGSGGGGGGGQASGYRGSSGYGAGSGTGSGSATATNNWYRQGSTNADAGGNGGGDGGGRNGGIGAGKGAGSGYGNANP, encoded by the coding sequence ATGGTAGGCACAAAGCTAGTAGCGCTTGGCTATGTTGTCCTCTTGAGCATTGGACTGACCAATGCTACAAGGGTGGCCAGATACTCCACTGGCAGTGCCAAGggaacgggaggaggaggaggagagggtggggGAACTGTGAGTGGTGGTGGGTCGGGTGCAGGAAGTGGAATTGGGTCTGGCGTGAGTTCTAGTAGTGGTAGCCATGCaagcggtggaggtggaggtggcggcggaggcGGTGGCCAAAATGGTGGAACTGGATATGGTAGCGGGTCTGGCTCCGGCTCTGGTTCTAGTCAATATAGTCAAGGATCTTCATATCCTTATGGTGGTGGATATGGTGGATATACTAGCGCTGGCGGTtccggtggcggcggtggtggagggcaaGCTAGTGGTTATCGAGGATCTAGTGGATATGGGGCTGGTAGTGGCACTGGTTCCGGCTCAGCAACTGCTACTAACAATTGGTATAGACAAGGTAGTACAAATGCAGATGCCGGTGGAAatggtggtggcgatggaggaggaagaaatgGTGGGATCGGTGCGGGCAAAGGTGCTGGATCTGGTTATGGCAATGCCAACCCCTAG